A genomic segment from Etheostoma spectabile isolate EspeVRDwgs_2016 chromosome 11, UIUC_Espe_1.0, whole genome shotgun sequence encodes:
- the rev1 gene encoding DNA repair protein REV1 isoform X3: protein MSRDAWTKKRANDSGDNGWAERGGYMAAKVSKLEEQFKLDAPREKQKDGSCSNIFIGVAIYVNGYTEPCADELRRLMMLHGGQFHMYYSRCKTTHIITNNLPNSKIQELKGEKIIRPEWITDSIKAGRLLPYFQYQLYTKQKGPLFPGTTLRQTSEIAGPSHGLLQPSVHQKLHLPQGSIQHSVVNHEQSTSYSIPNPSHSGLYQGNVQPQSIQQSSAVCFINQQPSHLASTYLNTDPSHRSPLHTHLLSNPSPTKHPHKPQQSTVQTAHSNLQNQRASGPQPQNNSSCNSAQSGCKEVELKISRLLQTSLNVISHSKINEVQDCGKGNPLPQVVKKTHLTNGHTHLVNGALKPEDLSPVTDDYHVDNKRPSCRVKSSDDKPQSPPVQFQSKSDPYEFPHSPPKQYDQSPVILKQSSLHGANEQRPKPPPPTYQEAIKATESHLLPKQVQQSRPVDLNLEKTLSPASRSLSHTPIRLNGSHHNAFSSDPASLNTTNVTAKPDPPTEKALSPSKSSAQLLAQTGGLISEFYSHSRLHQISTWRSNFSEYVNELHGKRKAVGGASFPGKDRLRKSVAQRSTDSRGTSVPTSVKSCILHVDMDCFFVSVGIRHRPELRGKPIAVTSNRGQGRVPLRPGAHPQLEQQYYQRKHTHPQPESADEDLHRSPSQESPDSHANGVDQAAATLSMAEIASCSYEARQAGVRNGMFFGKAKQLCPSLQSVPYDFEAYKEVALTMYETLAGYTHDIEALSCDEVLIDGSALLTELGVNPEDLASAIRADIKEKTECCASVGMGSNILLARLATRKAKPDGQYFLKSEGVDDFIRDLPVTSLPGVGPVMGRKLAAMGVRSCGDLQQVSLSQLQKKFGPRTGQTLFRFCRGLDDRPVRYEKERKSVSAEMNYNIRFTTVDEAESFMTNLSMEVQKRLQEAGLRGRKVTLKVMVRKVGAPLESAKYGGHGICDSLARTVMLAQSTDNGQLIAAAVIKLFHAMKLQILDMRGVGIQVQLLEGHHSVPQDSLGPRTRSIKEMLLGQGSARSSHKGPLSSPEPVPGTSRDQQACRQTPKHSRARLNFSIEVPSPSQVDHSVLAALPADLREQVEQSWTNWDGRARNHRSPSPRPSAPLPQPPSLKSHPSSPLRPPVSGPALYTPPVGTLLLQIPNQPDSPGIVLELPNFSQVDPDVFAALPKELQDELKSAYNRVTNVQPQAKISVEQNNPLLQLKQSGLGVGIGRVKRRYKRKNAVSPVKKGLSPLKRHHTTTSPAKTLPHSIKARETINILKTENCPSTSTSKQDIPESLSKFIPRPSPVLAGAYDLTDIKTLLREWVTTITEPMEEDILQVVKYCTDLIEDKDLEKLDLIIKYMKRLMQQSVESVWSMAFDFILDNVQVVVQQAYGSTLKVV from the exons ATGAGTCGAGATGCATGGACGAAGAAGAGAGCCAATGACAGTGGTGACAATGGTTGGGCTGAAAGG GGCGGCTATATGGCTGCAAAAGTTTCTAAGCTGGAGGAGCAGTTCAAACTCGATGCCCccagagagaaacaaaaggaTGGCTCATGCTCCAATATTTTTATCGGTGTGGCCATCTATGTCAATGGATACACAG AGCCATGTGCAGATGAGCTACGCAGACTAATGATGCTGCATGGTGGCCAGTTCCACATGTACTACTCTCGCTGCAAGACCACCCACATCATTACCAATAACTTGCCCAACAGCAAAATTCAGGAGCTCAAAGGGGAAAAGATCATCAGGCCAGAGTGGATCACCGATAG TATCAAGGCTGGGCGTCTCCTGCCGTACTTCCAGTACCAGCTGTACACCAAACAGAAAGGCCCACTCTTCCCTGGCACAACTCTGCGTCAGACGTCAGAGATCGCAGGACCCAGCCATGGGCTGCTTCAGCCGAGCGTCCATCAAAAGCTTCATCTGCCACAGGGCAGCATTCAGCACTCTGTAGTCAATCATGAGCAGTCCACATCCTACTCTATCCCTAACCCCAGCCACAGTGGACTTTACCAAGGCAACGTCCAACCTCAGTCCATCCAACAAAGTTCTGCAGTTTGCTTCATTAACCAACAACCAAGTCACTTAGCATCTACTTACCTCAATACAGATCCCAGCCACAGAAGCCCTTTGCACACCCACCTGCTGTCTAACCCAAGCCCCACAAAGCACCCACATAAGCCCCAACAGTCTACTGTTCAAACAGCTCATTCTAATCTTCAAAATCAAAGAGCTAGTGGACCACAACCTCAGAACAACTCTTCCTGCAACAGTGCCCAGAGTGGCTGCAAAGAAGTGGAATTAAAAAT AAGCAGATTATTACAGACCTCATTGAATGTGATAAGCCATTCCAAAATAAATGAAGTACAAGACTGTGGCAAAGGAAATCCTCTCCCGCAGGTGGTGAAGAAAACACATCTGACAAATGGACACACTCACCTTGTTAATGGTGCCTTAAAGCCAGAGGACCTGTCTCCTGTTACAGATGACTACCATGTTGACAATAAACGGCCTTCATGCAGAGTCAAGAGTTCAGATGATAAACCTCAGAGTCCTCCAGTACAGTTTCAGAGCAAATCTGACCCTTATGAGTTTCCCCATAGTCCTCCAAAACAATATGACCAGTCTCCTGTCATTCTAAAGCAATCCAGTTTACATGGAGCCAATGAGCAGAGACCTAAACCTCCACCACCCACCTACCAGGAGGCTATAAAAGCCACTGAAAGCCACCTACTCCCAAAACAGGTCCAGCAATCCCGTCCGGTTGACTTGAATCTGGAAAAGACTCTGTCACCTGCATCTCGCTCTCTTTCACATACTCCAATTCGACTGAACGGAAGTCACCATAATGCCTTTTCTTCTGACCCGGCATCGCTTAACACAACCAACGTAACAGCCAAACCGGATCCTCCCACTGAAAAGGCTTTATCACCATCTAAGTCATCAGCTCAGCTGCTGGCACAGACAGGCGGTTTGATCTCTGAGTTCTACTCTCACTCACGTTTACACCAGATCTCCACATGGAGGTCCAACTTTTCTGAGTATGTCAATGAACTGCACGGAAAGCGAAAAGCAGTGGGAGGGGCCTCCTTTCCTGGGAAAGACCGACTGAGGAAATCTGTGGCCCAGCGCTCGACAGACAGTCGAG GAACGTCGGTACCCACGAGTGTTAAATCTTGTATTCTTCATGTGGACATGGACtgtttctttgtgtctgtgGGGATCCGACATCGACCAGAGCTTAGAG GGAAGCCTATAGCTGTGACCAGTAACCGTGGACAGGGCAGAGTGCCCCTGAGGCCCGGGGCCCACCCTCAGCTGGAGCAGCAGTACTACCAGAGGAAACATACTCATCCTCAACCTG AAAGTGCAGACGAGGATCTACACAGAAGTCCTTCACAAGAGAGTCCTGACTCCCATGCTAACGGAGTGGACCAGGCTGCTGCCACTCTCTCAATGGCAGAGATTGCCTCCTGCAGTTACGAAGCTAG GCAGGCTGGTGTGAGAAACGGGATGTTTTTTGGCAAAGCAAAACAGCTGTGTCCCTCACTGCAGTCCGTCCCATATGATTTTGAGGCCTATAAAGAGGTGGCTCTCACCATGTATGAGACTCTGGCAGG ttacaCCCATGACATTGAGGCTCTAAGCTGTGACGAAGTGTTGATAGACGGCTCTGCTCTGCTAACTGAGTTGGGCGTCAATCCAGAAGATCTGGCTAGTGCAATCAGAGCCGACATCAAGGAGAAAACTGAATGCTGTGCTTCAGTGGGCATGG GGTCCAACATTCTATTGGCTCGGTTGGCGACCCGTAAGGCCAAGCCAGACGGCCAGTACTTCTTAAAGTCTGAAGGAGTGGATGATTTTATCAGAGACCTGCCAGTCACCAGCTTACCAG GTGTTGGGCCTGTTATGGGCAGAAAACTGGCTGCTATGGGTGTGAGGTCATGTGGGGACCTCCAACAGGTATCTCTGTCTCAGTTGCAAAAGAAGTTTGGACCGCGGACCGGACAGACCCTGTTCCGCTTTTGCAGGGGGCTAGACGACCGACCTGTCCGCTACGAGAAGGAAAGGAAGTCCGTCTCAGCTGAGATGAACTATAACATTCGCTTTACTACG GTTGATGAGGCAGAGTCTTTCATGACTAACTTGTCCATGGAGGTCCAAAAACGTTTACAAGAAGCAGGGCTGCGGGGACGCAAAGTTACCCTTAAGGTCATGGTTCGCAAGGTTGGAGCGCCGCTCGAATCTGCTAAATACGGCGGTCATGGCATATGTGATAGCTTAGCCAG GACTGTGATGCTCGCTCAATCCACTGACAATGGTCAGCTGATAGCCGCAGCAGTCATCAAGCTGTTTCACGCCATGAAGTTGCAGATTCTGGACATGAGAGGAGTCGGCATCCAGGTTCAGCTTCTTGAGGGACATCACTCTGTCCCCCAGGACTCTTTGGGCCCCAGGACACGCTCCATCAAGGAAATGTTGCTAGGCCAGGGAAGTGCGAGATCCAGTCACAAAG GTCCTCTGTCCTCTCCCGAGCCAGTCCCAGGGACGAGCAGAGACCAGCAGGCATGCAGACAAACTCCAAAACATTCTCGAGCCCGTCTCAACTTCAGTATTGAGGTCCCCTCCCCTTCACAG GTGGATCATTCAGTGTTGGCGGCGTTGCCTGCAGATCTGAGAGAACAAGTGGAGCAGTCATGGACTAATTGGGATGGGAGAGCAAGGAACCATCGGTCACCCAGTCCACGGCCCTCTGCTCCTCTTCCACAGCCTCCATCTCTAAAGTCTCATCCTAGCTCCCCACTTCGTCCTCCTGTCTCTGGTCCTGCACTCTACACTCCACCCGTTGGCACATTGCTTCTACAGATTCCAAACCAGCCAGACAGTCCGGGAATTGTACTGGAACTACCAAACTTCTCACAG GTTGATCCGGACGTATTTGCTGCCCTTCCCAAAGAGCTCCAGGATGAACTTAAGTCTGCCTACAACCGCGTAACAAATGTCCAGCCCCAGGCAAAAATAT CAGTGGAGCAGAATAATCCGCTGTTGCAGCTAAAACAGTCAGGACTTGGAGTGGGCATTGGTCGGGTAAAGCGGCGCTACAAGAGAAAAAATGCTGTGAGCCCTGTTAAAAAAGGTCTTTCCCCTCTAAAGAGGCATCACACAACTACCAGCCCAGCCAAAACCCTACCACATTCTATAAAGGCACGggaaacaataaatatattaaag ACTGAAAATTGTCCCTCCACATCAACCTCAAAACAAGACATCCCAGAGTCTCTGTCCAAATTCATTCCTCGCCCTTCTCCAGTGTTGGCCGGAGCCTATGACCTGACGGACATTAAAACACTCCTACGGGAATGGGTCACCACCATAACAG AACCCATGGAGGAGGACATCCTGCAGGTGGTAAAATATTGCACTGATCTGATCGAGGATAAAGATCTGGAGAAGTTGGATttgattataaaatatatgaaaag GCTCATGCAGCAGTCGGTAGAGTCTGTTTGGAGTATGGCTTTCGACTTCATCCTAGACAACGTGCAGGTGGTTGTGCAGCAGGCTTATGGTAGCACCCTGAAAGTAGTATGA